Sequence from the Ziziphus jujuba cultivar Dongzao chromosome 9, ASM3175591v1 genome:
aTTTATGTAAGTACTGCCTCATAGTTTATCCTCTACTCTTCTATGTCTTTAATTTAGTTCAATCTAAAAACTTATTTTAATgttgttttacatttttaatttacttttagcatttttaattttcaaaaatccacTAGTTGTTGTTGCTTTGGCTAAAACTGATCGCAagtacaatttgttttttttataattttctttttccccataactatatatatgattaaatttAAAGTGATCAattcttttaatcaaaattttagtatccaatgatttaacacctttttataattttacctCTCATGAATATTGCAAGGTAGTatcaatttaacaataatttaaaaattatcacataattagttactaaaattttgattaaaaagatTTGATATCTACAGTATtgccctctatatatataatatttgaaaaaatattatttatcgttattaatgaataataaataacaatttaaatagttattattaaaatatttaatttttaaattttaatataaaaaaataataaaattaaatgatctaattaatatttactaCACAAATTTGCCACGCAACTTTGGTGATTGTGCAACTCATAGTTTTTGATGGATCATGGAccccataaatatttttgactaAATGGTATGCGGGACCTGTCAAAGAAAACTTtgttaatgttaattaataaatctAGCCCTAGAACTGCAAAACCTACCTGGATATATGATGTTGATAACTCGTATATGGAACTTTTTAATAGATCTTTTACTATATATTTTCAACAGCTGAGAAAATTTTCTTGCTATAATTAATTCCATATATGGGTTAGGCAAGCCGTGGAGGAAACGTTTTTCAAAATTGACGACCATTGTAAAAGCAAGCGAAAATTGCTATATGTCATTAGTAATTATCAATATCATGACAAACTAAGggagatgtattcaatttagaatttgatagatttaaaatgagttataaactttaaagaatttgatgaattgttatggaattctacaaactttataaaaattttataagaatccaacgaaatcTTTGTGTTTAAAGCTGGATTTcatattaacaattttcttcacaattttactgttaaaatcctttcaaatccattaaaatccatcattttttaaagtcttttaaaatcaatgattttttaaataccaccagattttaaaagaattctacaaaatcttaattgaatacacttagattttaatggacttttataaaatctatcaaattttaaattgaatatcattagacttgtaTGTACTCTTATAAAATCTAAACTGAATACCTCTAAATTTAAAGacttaaaatccttcaaattctaaattgaatacatcttcCTAATATTATGAAgaattgattttctattaagGACTTGCAAATTGAGAGTTTGGTTATGATCAAACCACCCTCTCACTATGATTAGCCAGAGAATGGGTGGCCTCTTTTTGTAGCATAAGTCGCATGCATGTAGAAAGATAGTTCCTTAGCTTACACATGCTTTACATACGATTTCTTCATAGACATTAATTGTGCTCTACGATTTCCTTACTACGATTTGCAAAGGCAATGAGCAGGGTCGATATTTTTGTCATGGACTACCCTCGAAACTTATTGAGAAGATCAAGGATGTTcagtatatatgaaaataatgcGTTGTTTGCGAGTTAACGATATCGGGTCAAGCCTATAGTTTGTAAAATTTGCAAACTTTTCTTTTACAATAACTGATATTTCAACTTCTTGTTTTGTTGTTCTCCATGCAACttttatttatgtgtttttcttgttttgttgtTCTCCATGCAACTTttatttatgtgttttcttgttttgttgTTCTCCATGCAACTTttatttatgtgttttcttgttttgttgTTCTCCATGCATGCAACTTTTATTTACgtgttttcttgttttgttgTTCTCCATGCAACTTTTATTTGTGTGTAGGTTATTGCACATTTTTTAAGACGTTCTGTCGAAAAAATATCAAGGTCATAATCACCTCATTAATTTATCTCATAGAGGAAAATCCCAACCATCCCCGTGTGTATTGATTGTTGGTTTCTCTCTTTCATATTGCAAGCAAATGGTTGCTGataataaactttatttttctatatgataGAATTGTCCCTGATGAACCTTACTTGTGATAAACGTTACATGTTTCGTTTTGTCAATTGTAGATTTAACATGTCCTTTTGCTTTGTGGGCCAttgccatgtgaaattaaacATAGTTGTCATATTCATCCTCTTAACACTTTTTAATTCGGTCGTCGAAGTGATCTggttgaatatatttgtatgCTTGAGAAATTGAAAGAGATCGATGCACGAATTTGTGTGTACTACTGTGCAGAGTGCAAGACAAATGTTCACTCACTACAAtataaaagttaatatatatatatatatatataatgtttgacGTGTCTAATATTACTAATGAAATCATATATTGAAACAACTATACTTGTTAGTTGCTACAATAAATTTcctctttattaatttcttaccatattttttttttattatatgtaattctgaataatatatttcataaattatatatacttgGCCATCGTGTCTTTAAACCATGACCAAAACATATTGTAATGTAATATCCTTGAGCTAGTTAAGCTAATAGCTTAATCCAATCATGCCCTTAAAGTGTTAAGACGTTTTCCTTCATTTCAtgaacccatatatatataaaccaccCAAGAACCAAGCATAAGATAATCTTTGTCATTGCTGGGAACAAACCCCATTCatcattttatttcaaattaaatttttatcaaatggaGCAGAAAAAATTCTTGAGTGCAATATTTTTAGAGTCGGACATATGCCCctctaaattaaattgattaattagaaagaaaaggaaTACATGAATATCTATCATTATATGTTTATTGCTGTCATTTGCTATAACATATACAATCTTGCTAGGCTGGCGATATTTCCCATATCATGGTTGGGCAGTTTTATTGCAAATAATTTGCAAGATATATTATCTGAATTATGTATAATCCATCATCAAAGTGACCAACATGGGGTGGATTATGTCGCCCatcatatcaaattttataattaaaatatgcttttattcattttaaaacaAAACTCACCTATATTCTGAAAGTCTCAATTCCTACCCTAAACAGGCAGGATGctttctatttgtttttgtcCATTAAGATGCAACATAGAACTACAACATCATACAAGAAGTTGGGCTAACCAACTAGTTATTTCTTTTAGTAAGTCTCTAACCAGGATatcttaataaaaattttatgtgaACTCAAACATATCCAATTAAAGATaagcatatattttaaaatagctGCATATCTTTAATTGAATAAGTTTATATCCatactaaaatttaattaagacatccattatttcttatatacatatatatatatatatatatatatagctagctATAGATGTAGGGTAGCCCTCCAAGTTTCAATACCGGCCAGCTTAATCCTGTATTCTGAATTGGGAAATCTGGAGGTTTTCAACATTGAGTTTCTTGTAGTTAGTGAGCTTCCTATGAGCGAGGAACTTGCCCCAGCTGAAGGGCTTATACTTTGGAGGATTTTGCTCATCAATCAATTCCTCTAATGGCTTCACTACAGTGTAGTGTGCTGGGTGGAAGAAGAATGGAATGGAAAACCTTTCCTTCTCTGAGTTCACCATCGCTCTGTGTTCCACACTCTGATATCTTTCATTGCTCCAAACCTATTCAAAAAACACATTCATGATTTATCCATGGGATAAgaatggaaatacaaaaaaataaataaataaataaatgaaaaataagacAGAGAAGAGATCAAGGATCATACGAAAATAGTATACCTGCATGGTATCACCAACATTGATGATATAAGCATTAGGGGTGGGTTTAATACGAACCCACTCTCCATCTGATTTGCGTTTGACTTCCAATCCACCAACTTGGTCTTCAGCGACCACAGTCAAAGCACCACCATCCTTATGGCGACCAACACCAAGAGCAAGCTCAGGGAAAGGGCATGGTGGATAGTGATTGAGTCTTAGAAAGCTGGTTTGGTCATTGAAATGCTCATTGAGCCTCTTTGCAGGCAACCCTAGGCTCAGTGCAATAAGCTCTGTCAATCTAAAACTCAACTTTTCCACTTCCCTACTATATTCTTCACATGCTTCCCTGTTCAATAAATAACACAAATGTTATTATTGCATCTCCACATGAATTATTccacataataataatcatagttAATCATTGATTGATAAGTGATTAATTACCTGAAGTGAGGAGGATTTTGAGGCCATTGGTTGTTCCATTGAATGACTTTCTTGTCATCAGGGTCAGGTGAAGCATAGACAATGGTGGGATCCTGCAGTTGAAAATCAAAAACCTCCTTCCAATCTCTTACGTTCTTTGTGAGCTCGGTGTCGTAGTAACCGCAGCTCAACGACTCATCCCTCTTcaccttcctcttctcctccaAAGACTGAGCGAAGAAATCCGCAGAAGCTGCGAAAGCCTTCTCTCGCTTTTCCAGCGGAATTCCATGGTTGATCACTTGGAAGAAACCCCACTCCTCGCATGCCTTGCCTATCTCTCTGACCACTGCGGCCGCAGCTTTGGTATCACCATCGCCGGAGGAGTTCACCACCGGTGAGAGGTCGATAACCGGAATGCTTTTGGCTTCGGTGATGGAGAGTTTAGGCCTGTGCTCGGGTTCTAGGACGAAAGCTGGATCAACCTCTCCCATGGCTTACTAATAGAAAATGATGTGaagagttttctttttttttcctttggttttggaACAAGAGTGGAAAGAGATATATATAGTCTGCCAATCAGTCCCCAGAAGGTAAAACCTCGTTAGAGTCAGgactttttggtaattttatttatctttttggaAACTACAAGGATGCTTCACGACCAAATTGGATACCTCCTAGTTTTATAAGTAAATTACACACGTGATCGGTAGAGTGAGTGGGAAGACAACCGGATGATTAATCACTTTGGGTTCGAGGTTGCTTCTTGTTCCATCTCTTACAAACTTTATTAGTGTCTTGTGCGCAAGCCGTTATGCTCAAATCACAGCTGATGGAAGGATCCACGCAGCTCCTGGGCCAATTATACTTATAAAgaggccctttttttttaaccccaaaaaaaaaaaaaaagacacagttaatcaattaattttataatgaaaacttaactttttaagtttttatattgTAACCTAGCtatagttaaaataataaattaagttgtatttgaataaataattttaaaatttatgaatttaaaataagatctatgtacatttaaaattataaaataaatttaaaattttatgaatttgaaacAGAATTTTATGCATATTTTTACATCATGCttattcaaatttgaaaatattaatatttgaccCGATTCAACTCATTTACACCCACAGCAGCCAAAAGCCAGATGATAAAAACCACCTTCATATCCAATTTGGATATCTCttattattcatcaaaaaagaaaaaagttggaTATCTcctatttttttcaaaagagagagagagagaggaagaagtgAAGTCCAAGTTTCATTTCTCCTTCTTATGAAATTTTTGGCCACCCAAATTTGTAGACATATTTTCGCATGTGATTATGATTGATTGGAGAGTGTTTTCTCGCAGCTTGGTATTTCTCTGAAGTAAAGAGAAAAGCTTACGTAAGGGTGGCCTACAAGTAAGAATGTTAGTAATAGCCATCTTTTTGAAAGCCGTGGTCTTGGATTTTGAAAGCCGCAATCGAGGAAGGTCTTTTCGCATATACAGGACAAAATATTCTTCTCAATCATACAGTTTCATAAGGCTGCATCTGTAGCAGATTTTGTTGAATATATGCCCATGATCCTTGAATTCTTCCTGCTAGTATTAAATCATTTCTGACTTATACCTAGACTTACATATCGCAATCAATtctgatattattatttttttagtgtcTACAAAACAAATCTAAATTCCTCCTcgattgttctttttttttcattgattatGATATATTGTGAAAGATTCAACTTTGGCTCAACAATAGGgaatatttttatgttgtttttaattctatttcatttttgttttaactttagtggataataaaaaaaattatatatataatatatatt
This genomic interval carries:
- the LOC107427682 gene encoding protein DMR6-LIKE OXYGENASE 2; its protein translation is MGEVDPAFVLEPEHRPKLSITEAKSIPVIDLSPVVNSSGDGDTKAAAAVVREIGKACEEWGFFQVINHGIPLEKREKAFAASADFFAQSLEEKRKVKRDESLSCGYYDTELTKNVRDWKEVFDFQLQDPTIVYASPDPDDKKVIQWNNQWPQNPPHFREACEEYSREVEKLSFRLTELIALSLGLPAKRLNEHFNDQTSFLRLNHYPPCPFPELALGVGRHKDGGALTVVAEDQVGGLEVKRKSDGEWVRIKPTPNAYIINVGDTMQVWSNERYQSVEHRAMVNSEKERFSIPFFFHPAHYTVVKPLEELIDEQNPPKYKPFSWGKFLAHRKLTNYKKLNVENLQISQFRIQD